In a single window of the Fusarium falciforme chromosome 3, complete sequence genome:
- a CDS encoding Protein YIF1, translated as MQRATYAQSPPLHHPVPQHVSTVPQLRSPPPPPGSAQSHGYGGSGTTPYQQQGGTSGNVFGAYGNFMNDPTAQVAAQFGQTAFKHGQEYMEQNFGRYVNVSALKHYFNVSNSYVVNKLFLVVFPWRHKPWSRKQAVGQNGQEGWYLAPRDDINSPDMYIPVMAIVTYILLSTLIAGLGGKFQPELLGKTATIGLVVVIVEIVALKLGCYLLSISSQSQLLDLIAYSGYKFVGIIVTIVVAEILNGGKGTGGWIGWGVFLYTFLANSLFLMRSLKYVLLPETSGGSNGPMQTDSRAKRNQRTQFLFFYSYIVQFFFMWVLTRVKKN; from the exons ATGCAGCGAGCGACGTACGCGCAATCGCCCCCCCTTCACCATCCAGTTCCTCAGCATGTGTCAACCGTGCCCCAACTAAgatcgccgcctcctcccccgGGCTCTGCGCAATCGCACGGCTACGGGGGCAGCGGGACGACTCCCTACCAGCAGCAGGGAGGTACCAGCGGGAATGTCTTTGGCGCCTACGGAAACTTTATGAACGATCCCACGGCGCAGGTGGCGGCGCAATTCGGCCAGACGGCCTTCAAGCATGGACAAGAGTACATGGAGCAGAAC TTTGGCCGATACGTCAACGTCTCTGCGCTCAAGCATTACTTCAACGTCTCCAACTCGTACGTCGTCAACAAGcttttcctcgtcgtcttccccTGGAGGCACAAGCCTTGGTCGCGCAAGCAAGCCGTCGGGCAGAATGGGCAGGAGGGCTGGTACCTCGCCCCGCGAGACGACATCAACAGCCCCGACATGTACATCCCAG TCATGGCAATCGTCACATATATCCTCCTGTCGACCCTGATCGCCGGTCTCGGTGGCAAGTTCCAGCCTGAGCTCCTCGGAAAGACGGCCACGATTGGCCTCGTTGTTGTCATTGTCGAGATTGTCGCCCTCAAGTTGGGATGCTACCTCCTGAGCATCTCTAGCCAGTCGCAGCTGTTGGATCTGATCGCATACTCGGGTTATAAGTTTGTGGGCATCATTGTTACCATTGTTGTCGCTGAGATCCTCAACGGCGGCAAGGGAACCGGTGGCTGGATTGGCTGGGGAGTGTTTCTGTACACCTTCCTGGCCAACTCGCTCTTCTTG ATGCGATCACTCAAGTACGTGCTCCTCCCCGAGACGTCGGGCGGCAGCAACGGACCGATGCAGACCGACTCTCGAGCGAAGCGCAACCAGCGGACTcagttcctcttcttctacTCGTACATTGTGCAGTTCTTCTTCATGTGGGTTCTTACCAGGGTGAAAAAGAACTAA
- a CDS encoding SRP54 domain-containing protein codes for MLDSFEILTTSGVVVWSRTYTPINPSIINNFIADTFIEEKSGAVVLSDSRSAANNPAYRSDQHTLKWTLVKELGVIFVAVYRSLLHLSWVDKLVDNIRTIFVKLYGEQLTKPHTTLVECHAFDEYFDQQLQELDQTTAKGVPSVTVGALPFEEKTISGNLGDEPPVAPGLTYRGRTLNNANEPTSRESTPALTPNGSRPTTPSNHLLVAKGPLKMSRRARKAKNQSSAPVSSGDEAPKKKKAPKKGRKWDADGFADEDDDVQLDYSAKAHATSESEAEATGRSTAIDEIDSNTWGSRSKGKFVLKDLGDEVHEILASEAEKAADAKSQPKAGLFGSGVNAISGLFRNVVGGKTLTKADLDAAMKGMEEHLLKKNVAREAAVRLCEGVEKELLGVKTGSFESINTRIQAAMEASLTKMLTPTSSLDLLREIDAITAPSVTSMRKARPYVMSIVGVNGVGKSTNLSKICFFLLQNKYKVLIAAGDTFRSGAVEQLAVHVRNLKELTAREGGRVELYQKGYGKDAAAVAKDAVAHAAQEGFDVVLIDTAGRRHNDQRLMSSLEKFAKFAQPDKILMVGEALVGTDSVAQARNFNAAFGAVRSLDGFIISKCDTVGDMVGTLVSLVHATNVPVLFVGVGQHYSDLRNFSVKWAVEKLLSNN; via the exons ATGTTGGACTCGTTCGAGATCTTGACCACCTCGGGTGTCGTCGTCTGGTCGCGCACCTATACGCCCATCAACCCGTCCATCATTAACAACTTCATCGCCGATACCTTTattgaggagaagagcgGCGCAGTCGTATTGAGCGATTCCAGATCTGCCGCCAACAACCCGGCTTACAGAAGCGACCAGCACACGCTCAAGTGGACATTGGTCAAGGAATTGGGCGTCATTTTTGTC GCCGTCTACCgatccctcctccacctgtCATGGGTCGACAAGCTCGTCGACAACATCAGGACCATCTTTGTCAAGCTCTACGGCGAACAGCTCACCAAGCCTCACACTACCCTCGTCGAGTGCCATGCCTTTGATGAATATTTCGACCAACAACTTCAAGAGCTGGACCAGACCACCGCCAAGGGTGTACCCTCTGTGACGGTCGGCGCACTTCCTTTTGAGGAAAAAACCATCTCGGGAAATCTAGGCGACGAACCTCCCGTTGCGCCGGGCTTGACTTATAGAGGTCGCACCCTCAACAATGCCAATGAACCTACATCCCGCGAGTCGACCCCCGCCTTGACGCCCAATGGCTCGCGGCCAACTACGCCCAGCAACCACCTGCTCGTGGCCAAGGGCCCCCTCAAGATGTCGCGCCGCGcgcgcaaggccaagaaccaGTCTTCTGCTCCCGTCTCTTCCGGCGACGAAgcgcccaagaagaagaaggcgcccAAGAAGGGGCGCAAGTGGGATGCCGACGGCTTCGcggatgaggacgatgatgTGCAACTCGACTACTCAGCCAAGGCGCACGCCACTAGCGagtccgaggccgaggcgacAGGTCGATCAACCGCTATCGACGAGATTGACTCTAATACATGGGGTTCGAGGTCAAAGGGCAAGTTTGTGCTCAAGGATCTGGGTGATGAGGTGCACGAGATCCTTGCGTCTGAGGCAGAGAAGGCCGCAGACGCAAAGTCACAGCCCAAGGCCGGTCTCTTTGGGTCTGGCGTCAATGCCATCAGCGGTCTCTTCCGCAACGTCGTGGGAGGCAAAACCCTGACCAAGGCGGATCTTGACGCCGCTATGAAGGGGATGGAGGAGCatctcctcaagaagaacGTTGCGCGAGAGGCCGCTGTGCGGCTATGCGAGGGTGTTGAGAAGGAACTGCTCGGTGTCAAGACCGGTAGCTTTGAGAGCATCAACACCAGGATCCAGGCCGCCATGGAGGCGTCGCTTACCAAGATGCTCACCCCGACCTCCTCCCTGGATCTCCTTCGTGAGATTGACGCCATCACGGCGCCCTCGGTCACATCCATGCGCAAGGCGCGCCCCTACGTCATGTCCATTGTGGGCGTCAACGGCGTAGGCAAGTCCACCAACCTCTCCAAGAtctgcttcttcctccttcagAACAAGTACAAGGTCCTCATCGCCGCCGGCGACACCTTCCGTTCTGGCGCTGTTGAGCAGCTCGCCGTCCATGTTCGCAACCTCAAGGAGCTGACAGCTCGTGAGGGTGGCCGCGTCGAGCTGTACCAGAAGGGCTACGGCAAGGATGCAGCCGCCGTGGCCAAGGACGCTGTCGCCCACGCCGCGCAGGAGGGCTTCGACGTGGTCCTTATTGACACGGCTGGCCGGAGACACAATGACCAGCGTCTCATGTCGTCGCTGGAGAAGTTTGCCAAGTTTGCCCAGCCAGACAAGATTCTCATGGTTGGCGAG GCCCTTGTCGGCACCGACTCTGTCGCTCAAGCGCGCAACTTCAACGCCGCTTTCGGCGCCGTCCGATCCCTCGACGGCTTTATCATCTCAAAGTGTGACACAGTCGGCGACATGGTCGGCACGCTCGTCAGTCTCGTTCACGCGACAAATGTGCCTGTGCTATTCGTCGGTGTCGGCCAGCACTATTCTGACCTCCGCAACTTTTCCGTCAAGTGGGCGGTTGAGAAGCtcctaagtaataattaa
- a CDS encoding Mid2 domain-containing protein, with amino-acid sequence MYATRLFQLLLVALSVVCVAQATWIDIDKVHQNERRLVRRASPTQAAEPSSAVEETKPSDTKEEDPASASPTEDNKQTSAAETAKPSEPTNDSKPSATEADPAPETSAEPDPETSAAAEPTNKATSKTAEKTSAKPAETTASSPADDSEPTASPSASEDNSQSTQQEAPATTSSSNNSGNKDEDTSSSDSNDDGPSKTAEEKNTRTTAQPVTSTFIDVVTRTNSDGNLETMTTTSVTTSTPGLSSDGSDSSSGMSPKTRNTVIGVVVGIGGAIVVGALAVVAWRIWGRKKHNDEADGLMDFNETNNSSGHGINATNGAYHAVEKTEPGSIGSAGGPGRSPFQATLDNYHQPTQVNASSNF; translated from the coding sequence ATGTACGCCACACGGCTATTCCAACTGCTCCTGGTAGCTCTCTCCGTCGTCTGTGTCGCCCAGGCAACATGGATCGATATCGACAAGGTTCACCAGAATGAGCGCCGACTCGTTCGAAGAGCAAGCCCTACCCAGGCGGCCGAGCCTAGTTCCGCCGTCGAAGAGACCAAGCCCTCcgacaccaaggaggaggatcccGCTTCTGCCTCCCCCACCGAGGACAACAAGCAGACCTCTGCAGCTGAAACCGCCAAACCCTCTGAGCCCACCAACGACTCGAAGCCATCTGCTACCGAAGCCGATCCTGCGCCTGAAACCTCCGCCGAACCCGACCCGGAGACCAGCGCTGCTGCCGAGCCCACCAACAAGGCCACTTCCAAGACTGCCGAGAAGACTTCTGCCAAGCCTGCAGAAACTactgcatcatcaccagcagaTGACTCCGAGCCCACTGCTTCTCCCTCTGCCAGCGAAGACAACTCTCAGTCTACTCAGCAGGAAGCTCCTGCGacaacatcctcctccaacaacaGCGGGAACAAAGACGAGGACACGAGCAGCAGCGATAGCAACGATGACGGGCCCAGCAAGACTGCGGAGGAGAAGAACACTCGCACCACGGCCCAGCCTGTCACTTCCACTTTCATCGATGTTGTCACCAGGACCAACAGCGACGGCAACCTGGAGACCATGACCACGACCAGCGTGACGACCTCGACTCCCGGCCTTAGCTCGGACGGTAGCGACAGCTCTTCCGGCATGTCGCCCAAGACCCGCAACACCGTCATTGGTGTCGTCGTTGGTATCGGTGGAGCTATCGTCGTTGGTGctcttgctgttgttgccTGGAGGATCTGGGGCCGCAAGAAGCACAATGACGAGGCTGACGGTCTCATGGACTTCAACGagaccaacaacagcagcggcCACGGAATCAACGCCACCAACGGTGCCTACCACGCCGTCGAGAAGACCGAGCCCGGCAGCATCGGCAGTGCTGGCGGCCCTGGGCGCTCTCCGTTCCAAGCCACCCTTGACAACTACCACCAGCCCACGCAAGTGAACGCCTCATCCAACTTCTGA